Proteins from a single region of Drosophila biarmipes strain raj3 chromosome 3R, RU_DBia_V1.1, whole genome shotgun sequence:
- the LOC108025309 gene encoding protein bottleneck — translation MSISTFNFQFYNYKLSPSSPDFGSPGASRSSSSFISELEMDIDEVMSTRQPPTITSTPKPRYTTQLAVELAKAEQPGNGIAPLRPKLHTPQKRWSMELREKVLEMSKRNNGQEKPQTTGQQEQHEPLQQEQQPEQKQHPEPEQQPTVTDKINFFNKLTNTFESGFNKLLQPGGATNNRFIAMLRSSRPQSIATTTANSSTANSFLGSSGSLNGGQVPPPKPKRLAATNAQFATPLAPGMGVGKGGIQRKSSLRRKPSMDKSRATILRQNINVAVRPQNHAIMEDLSLVVPVRLRIAEYEQRISMSA, via the coding sequence ATGAGCATCAGCACTTTCAACTTCCAGTTCTATAACTACAAGCTGAGTCCCTCGTCACCGGACTTCGGCAGTCCAGGGGCCTCCCGTTCCTCCTCCTCATTCATCAGCGAACTGGAAATGGACATTGACGAGGTCATGTCCACCCGGCAGCCACCGACCATCACCTCCACCCCCAAGCCGCGATACACCACCCAACTGGCCGTGGAATTGGCAAAAGCGGAGCAGCCCGGTAATGGCATTGCCCCGCTGCGACCCAAATTGCATACGCCCCAGAAGCGCTGGTCCATGGAGCTGAGGGAGAAGGTGCTGGAAATGTCCAAGCGAAATAATGGCCAGGAGAAACCGCAGACCACAGGGCAGCAGGAGCAACATGAGCCACTGCAACAGGAGCAACAGCCCGAGCAGAAGCAGCATCCCGAGCCGGAGCAGCAGCCCACTGTCACCGACAAAATCAACTTCTTCAACAAGCTGACCAACACCTTTGAGTCGGGTTTCAACAAGCTGCTGCAGCCAGGTGGTGCCACCAACAACCGCTTCATAGCCATGTTGCGCTCCTCCCGGCCACAGAGCAtagccaccaccaccgccaacAGCAGCACCGCCAACAGTTTCCTGGGCAGCAGTGGTTCCCTCAACGGCGGTCAAGTGCCGCCGCCCAAGCCCAAGCGACTGGCGGCCACCAACGCCCAGTTCGCCACGCCCCTGGCGCCCGGCATGGGCGTGGGCAAGGGTGGCATCCAGCGCAAGAGCTCCCTGCGCCGCAAGCCCTCCATGGACAAGTCCAGGGCCACCATCCTGAGGCAGAACATCAATGTCGCGGTGAGGCCCCAGAACCACGCCATCATGgaggatctcagcctagtggtTCCTGTGAGGCTGCGCATCGCGGAGTACGAGCAGCGCATCTCAATGAGTGCCTGA
- the LOC108025217 gene encoding probable 2-oxoglutarate dehydrogenase E1 component DHKTD1 homolog, mitochondrial isoform X1, producing the protein MLRFFAHSEASIVKLPRPQSRCYHSEKGVWGYKPIAQREFQVAEDVRAARNAQANVYRFVEAFRQHGHKLAAVNPISIRTSKPELQELSPAFYGLQTQETVRTDGLLSGPQVAHNVAQLEQLLKDIYCGRSASAEFSYVEDIEEREWLARNFETLDQQQLGNSERCEIAELLIKSQAWDNFMALKFPTVKRYGGEGAESMLAFFWQLLRDSVKANIEHVVLAMPHRGRTPLQAALLNMRPAKVFRKLSGASEFPEDIEAMSDVISHFHVSEQLEVLGKKLNFSMVRNPSHLEAANPVAMGKARSKQQARGEGAFGTGGQPFGQHVLNVILHGDAAFAGQGINQECLNMAYVPHFEVGGSLHLIVNNQVGFTTPGDRGRSTAYTSDLAKSIQAPVFHVNGDDPEALARVTNLAFRYQREFRKDIFIDLNCFRRWGHNELDDPTFTNPLVYKIVHQRESVPDLYAQQLAKEQVLPEARAKEMRDEYMKYLGEELVLAPTYQPPVSYFEKQWKDLQLAPSKELTYWDTGLDYSLLHYIGQQSVAFPEDFNIHPHLLKTHVNARLKKLENGVKIDWSTAEALAIGSLMYQGHNVRISGEDVGRGTFSHRHAMLVDQQTNEMFIPLNSMEGGNGGKLELAHSILSEEAVLGFEYGMAIDNPNNLIIWEAQFGDFANGAQIIIDTFIVSGETKWMESNALVMLLPHGYDGAASEHSSCRIERFLQLCDSKETSADGDSVNVHIVNPTTPAQYYHVLRRQLARNFRKPLVVVAPKTLLRLPAATSSHEDFQSGTLFHNVLGDTTAKPEQVRKVILCSGKHYYNLAEEREKRQAYDTAIIRLESLSPFPVQELQAQLAQYGNVQSFVWSQEEHRNMGAWTFVRPRFENLIGQQLHYCGRCEAPTPATGIGKVHKREVDEIVAAPFEL; encoded by the exons ATGCTGCGTTTCTTTGCGCACTCGGAGGCGAGTATAGTGaagctgccacgcccacaatcgCGGTGCTATCACAGCGAAAAGGGCGTTTGGGGCTATAAGCCGATTGCCCAGCGCGAGTTTCAAG TGGCCGAGGATGTGCGGGCTGCCAGGAACGCGCAGGCCAACGTCTATCGCTTCGTGGAGGCCTTTCGCCAGCACGGGCACAAATTGGCAGCCGTAAATCCCATCAGCATCAGGACGAG CAAGCCGGAGCTGCAGGAATTAAGTCCCGCATTTTATGGACTGCAGACACAGGAGACGGTGCGCACCGATGGCCTCTTAAGTGGTCCGCAGGTGGCCCACAACGTCGCccagctggagcagctgctCAAGGACATTTACTGCGGCCGCTCGGCCAGCGCCGAGTTCTCCTATGTCGAG GACATCGAGGAGCGCGAGTGGCTGGCCAGGAACTTCGAGACGCTcgaccagcagcagctgggGAACAGCGAGCGCTGCGAAATCGCCGAGCTGTTAATTAAGTCGCAGGCCTGGGACAATTTCATGGCACTCAAGTTTCCCACGGTCAAGAGGTACGGAGGCGAAGGAGCCGAGTCCATGCTGGCCTTCTTCTGGCAGCTGCTCCGGGACAGCGTCAAAG CGAACATCGAGCACGTGGTCCTGGCGATGCCCCATCGAGGAAGGACTCCGCTGCAGGCGGCCCTCCTCAACATGCGGCCGGCGAAAGTTTTCCGCAAACTCAGCGGCGCATCCGAGTTTCCCGAAGACATCGAGGCCATGTCCGACGTCATAAGTCATTTCC ATGTTTCCGAGCAGCTGGAAGTGCTGGGCAAGAAGCTCAACTTCAGCATGGTGCGCAATCCCTCGCATCTGGAG GCTGCCAATCCGGTGGCCATGGGGAAGGCGCGTTCCAAGCAGCAGGCGCGAGGCGAAGGAGCCTTCGGCACGGGCGGACAGCCCTTTGGTCAGCACGTGCTCAATGTAATCCTCCACGGCGACGCGGCGTTTGCCGGCCAGGGAATCAACCAGGAGTGCCTGAACATGGCCTATGTGCCGCACTTTGAGGTGGGCGGCAGTCTGCACCTGATTGTCAACAACCAGGTGGGATTCACCACGCccggagatcgaggacggtcCACGGCCTACACCTCCGATTTGGCCAAGTCCATTCAGGCGCCGGTGTTCCATGTCAATGGCGATGACCCAGAGGCTTTGGCCAGGGTGACAAACCTGGCCTTCAGGTATCAGCGGGAGTTCCGCAAGGACATCTTCATCGATCTGAACTGCTTCAGGAGATGGGGTCACAATGAACTGGACGATCCCACCTTTACCAACCCGCTGGTCTACAAGATCGTCCATCAGCGGGAGTCGGTGCCGGATCTGTATGCCCAGCAGTTGGCCAAGGAGCAGGTTCTCCCGGAGGCACGGGCCAAGGAAATGAGGGATGAGTACATGAAGTACCTGGGCGAGGAGCTGGTCCTGGCTCCCACTTACCAGCCACCAGTTTCTTACTTTGAGAAGCAGTGGAAGGACCTGCAGCTGGCCCCCTCTAAGGAGCTGACCTACTGGGATACGGGGTTGGATTACTCCCTGCTGCATTACATAGGCCAGCAGAGTGTGGCTTTCCCGGAGGACTTC AACATCCATCCTCACCTGCTGAAGACCCACGTGAATGCCCGCCTCAAGAAGCTGGAGAACGGAGTCAAGATCGACTGGTCCACCGCGGAGGCCCTGGCCATTGGCAGCCTGATGTACCAGGGTCACAATGTGAGGATCAGTGGCGAGGACGTGGGTCGCGGAACCTTCTCCCACCGCCATGCCATGTTGGTGGACCAGCAGACCAACGAGATGTTCATTCCCCTGAACAGCATGGAGGGCGGAAACGGCGGCAAACTGGAGCTGGCCCACAGTATTTTGTCGGAGGAGGCGGTACTGGGATTCGAGTACGGAATGGCCATAGATAACCCCAATAATCTCATTATTTGGGAGGCGCAGTTTGGGGACTTTGCCAATGGAGCTCAGATCATCATCGACACCTTCATTGTTTCGGGAGAGA CCAAATGGATGGAGTCTAACGCCCTGGTGATGCTCCTTCCCCATGGCTACGATGGCGCTGCATCGGAGCACAGTTCCTGTCGCATTGAGCGCTTCCTGCAGCTCTGCGACTCCAAGGAAACATCCGCCGATGGCGACTCCGTCAACGTGCACATCGTCAACCCCACCACTCCCGCCCAGTACTATCATGTCCTGCGTCGCCAGCTGGCAAGGAACTTCCGCAAGccgctggtggtggtggcccCCAAAACGCTTCTCCGTCTTCCGGCGGCCACATCCTCGCACGAGGACTTCCAGTCGGGCACGCTCTTCCACAATGTCCTGG GCGACACCACCGCAAAGCCGGAGCAGGTGCGCAAGGTCATCCTGTGCAGCGGGAAGCACTACTACAACCTCGCCGAGGAGCGCGAGAAGCGGCAGGCCTATGACACGGCCATAATACGCCTGGAGTCCCTGAGCCCCTTCCCCGTCCAGGAGCTCCAGGCCCAGTTGGCCCAATACGGCAACGTGCAAT CTTTCGTTTGGAGTCAGGAAGAGCATCGCAATATGGGAGCCTGGACTTTTGTGCGGCCgcgttttgaaaatttaattggccaACAG CTCCACTACTGCGGTCGCTGCGAGGCCCCCACCCCCGCCACCGGAATCGGAAAAGTGCATAAACGGGAAGTTGATGAGATTGTTGCTGCCCCATTTGAACTTTAG
- the LOC108025217 gene encoding probable 2-oxoglutarate dehydrogenase E1 component DHKTD1 homolog, mitochondrial isoform X3: MAEDVRAARNAQANVYRFVEAFRQHGHKLAAVNPISIRTSKPELQELSPAFYGLQTQETVRTDGLLSGPQVAHNVAQLEQLLKDIYCGRSASAEFSYVEDIEEREWLARNFETLDQQQLGNSERCEIAELLIKSQAWDNFMALKFPTVKRYGGEGAESMLAFFWQLLRDSVKANIEHVVLAMPHRGRTPLQAALLNMRPAKVFRKLSGASEFPEDIEAMSDVISHFHVSEQLEVLGKKLNFSMVRNPSHLEAANPVAMGKARSKQQARGEGAFGTGGQPFGQHVLNVILHGDAAFAGQGINQECLNMAYVPHFEVGGSLHLIVNNQVGFTTPGDRGRSTAYTSDLAKSIQAPVFHVNGDDPEALARVTNLAFRYQREFRKDIFIDLNCFRRWGHNELDDPTFTNPLVYKIVHQRESVPDLYAQQLAKEQVLPEARAKEMRDEYMKYLGEELVLAPTYQPPVSYFEKQWKDLQLAPSKELTYWDTGLDYSLLHYIGQQSVAFPEDFNIHPHLLKTHVNARLKKLENGVKIDWSTAEALAIGSLMYQGHNVRISGEDVGRGTFSHRHAMLVDQQTNEMFIPLNSMEGGNGGKLELAHSILSEEAVLGFEYGMAIDNPNNLIIWEAQFGDFANGAQIIIDTFIVSGETKWMESNALVMLLPHGYDGAASEHSSCRIERFLQLCDSKETSADGDSVNVHIVNPTTPAQYYHVLRRQLARNFRKPLVVVAPKTLLRLPAATSSHEDFQSGTLFHNVLGDTTAKPEQVRKVILCSGKHYYNLAEEREKRQAYDTAIIRLESLSPFPVQELQAQLAQYGNVQSFVWSQEEHRNMGAWTFVRPRFENLIGQQLHYCGRCEAPTPATGIGKVHKREVDEIVAAPFEL; this comes from the exons A TGGCCGAGGATGTGCGGGCTGCCAGGAACGCGCAGGCCAACGTCTATCGCTTCGTGGAGGCCTTTCGCCAGCACGGGCACAAATTGGCAGCCGTAAATCCCATCAGCATCAGGACGAG CAAGCCGGAGCTGCAGGAATTAAGTCCCGCATTTTATGGACTGCAGACACAGGAGACGGTGCGCACCGATGGCCTCTTAAGTGGTCCGCAGGTGGCCCACAACGTCGCccagctggagcagctgctCAAGGACATTTACTGCGGCCGCTCGGCCAGCGCCGAGTTCTCCTATGTCGAG GACATCGAGGAGCGCGAGTGGCTGGCCAGGAACTTCGAGACGCTcgaccagcagcagctgggGAACAGCGAGCGCTGCGAAATCGCCGAGCTGTTAATTAAGTCGCAGGCCTGGGACAATTTCATGGCACTCAAGTTTCCCACGGTCAAGAGGTACGGAGGCGAAGGAGCCGAGTCCATGCTGGCCTTCTTCTGGCAGCTGCTCCGGGACAGCGTCAAAG CGAACATCGAGCACGTGGTCCTGGCGATGCCCCATCGAGGAAGGACTCCGCTGCAGGCGGCCCTCCTCAACATGCGGCCGGCGAAAGTTTTCCGCAAACTCAGCGGCGCATCCGAGTTTCCCGAAGACATCGAGGCCATGTCCGACGTCATAAGTCATTTCC ATGTTTCCGAGCAGCTGGAAGTGCTGGGCAAGAAGCTCAACTTCAGCATGGTGCGCAATCCCTCGCATCTGGAG GCTGCCAATCCGGTGGCCATGGGGAAGGCGCGTTCCAAGCAGCAGGCGCGAGGCGAAGGAGCCTTCGGCACGGGCGGACAGCCCTTTGGTCAGCACGTGCTCAATGTAATCCTCCACGGCGACGCGGCGTTTGCCGGCCAGGGAATCAACCAGGAGTGCCTGAACATGGCCTATGTGCCGCACTTTGAGGTGGGCGGCAGTCTGCACCTGATTGTCAACAACCAGGTGGGATTCACCACGCccggagatcgaggacggtcCACGGCCTACACCTCCGATTTGGCCAAGTCCATTCAGGCGCCGGTGTTCCATGTCAATGGCGATGACCCAGAGGCTTTGGCCAGGGTGACAAACCTGGCCTTCAGGTATCAGCGGGAGTTCCGCAAGGACATCTTCATCGATCTGAACTGCTTCAGGAGATGGGGTCACAATGAACTGGACGATCCCACCTTTACCAACCCGCTGGTCTACAAGATCGTCCATCAGCGGGAGTCGGTGCCGGATCTGTATGCCCAGCAGTTGGCCAAGGAGCAGGTTCTCCCGGAGGCACGGGCCAAGGAAATGAGGGATGAGTACATGAAGTACCTGGGCGAGGAGCTGGTCCTGGCTCCCACTTACCAGCCACCAGTTTCTTACTTTGAGAAGCAGTGGAAGGACCTGCAGCTGGCCCCCTCTAAGGAGCTGACCTACTGGGATACGGGGTTGGATTACTCCCTGCTGCATTACATAGGCCAGCAGAGTGTGGCTTTCCCGGAGGACTTC AACATCCATCCTCACCTGCTGAAGACCCACGTGAATGCCCGCCTCAAGAAGCTGGAGAACGGAGTCAAGATCGACTGGTCCACCGCGGAGGCCCTGGCCATTGGCAGCCTGATGTACCAGGGTCACAATGTGAGGATCAGTGGCGAGGACGTGGGTCGCGGAACCTTCTCCCACCGCCATGCCATGTTGGTGGACCAGCAGACCAACGAGATGTTCATTCCCCTGAACAGCATGGAGGGCGGAAACGGCGGCAAACTGGAGCTGGCCCACAGTATTTTGTCGGAGGAGGCGGTACTGGGATTCGAGTACGGAATGGCCATAGATAACCCCAATAATCTCATTATTTGGGAGGCGCAGTTTGGGGACTTTGCCAATGGAGCTCAGATCATCATCGACACCTTCATTGTTTCGGGAGAGA CCAAATGGATGGAGTCTAACGCCCTGGTGATGCTCCTTCCCCATGGCTACGATGGCGCTGCATCGGAGCACAGTTCCTGTCGCATTGAGCGCTTCCTGCAGCTCTGCGACTCCAAGGAAACATCCGCCGATGGCGACTCCGTCAACGTGCACATCGTCAACCCCACCACTCCCGCCCAGTACTATCATGTCCTGCGTCGCCAGCTGGCAAGGAACTTCCGCAAGccgctggtggtggtggcccCCAAAACGCTTCTCCGTCTTCCGGCGGCCACATCCTCGCACGAGGACTTCCAGTCGGGCACGCTCTTCCACAATGTCCTGG GCGACACCACCGCAAAGCCGGAGCAGGTGCGCAAGGTCATCCTGTGCAGCGGGAAGCACTACTACAACCTCGCCGAGGAGCGCGAGAAGCGGCAGGCCTATGACACGGCCATAATACGCCTGGAGTCCCTGAGCCCCTTCCCCGTCCAGGAGCTCCAGGCCCAGTTGGCCCAATACGGCAACGTGCAAT CTTTCGTTTGGAGTCAGGAAGAGCATCGCAATATGGGAGCCTGGACTTTTGTGCGGCCgcgttttgaaaatttaattggccaACAG CTCCACTACTGCGGTCGCTGCGAGGCCCCCACCCCCGCCACCGGAATCGGAAAAGTGCATAAACGGGAAGTTGATGAGATTGTTGCTGCCCCATTTGAACTTTAG